From the Melospiza georgiana isolate bMelGeo1 chromosome 11, bMelGeo1.pri, whole genome shotgun sequence genome, the window ccccagctctgctcctctcccgCTGGGGAAGCGGGACCCGCTCCCCTCCCGGTACCGAGCAAAGCCCCGGTCCGGAgcctccctgccagggctcagcgCCGACACCCACCGGGCATCACCCGCGCCCGACCGGGAACGGGACCCGTAACACCCCAGGTCCCATCCCCACGCCAACTCGGGGCCTCTGCTCTCGGTGCCCGGCCGGGCACGGCCCCGGGAGCCCGGCACGGCACCGGCacctgccccgctcccgctcccgccgTGACGCGCTGCCCTCCGCGGCCGCGGCCCCCGCCCCGCACCGCCCCCCGAGCCGGGGCAgtcccgggcccggccccgcgccccccgcccgccccggcacTCACGGGCGCAGCTCTCGGCGCTGAGGCGGAGcccggcggcagcagcggcggcggggaCCGTGCCCGAGCCCGGAGCGGAGCCGCCGGCGCGGGCGGGGACGGCGCGGGGGAGTGTCCCGGCGGGCCCCGCCCCGGCGGTCGGTGACGGGGCGGGGCGGACGGGCGCGGCCGGGACGCGCGTTCCCGCCGCCCAGGGGCCGCCCGGCGGTTCCGGCCCGTGCCCGCGGGCGCGTCCCCGCGGGGCTGCGCGCGcccggccggggccgcgggcggggcGTTCGGGCGCGCGCCACGCGCGGCCCCGCGGGGGTCCCCGCACGGCCCCGGTGCCGGAAGTGGCGCAAGAAGGCCGCGCGCTCCTCGCCGCCGCCCGCGCGCCGCGGAACCTCTCGCGAGAGCCGCGGggaggcggggccgggcggcccAGGGCGAGAGGACACGGGCAAGATggcggcggctgcggcggcCCTGCGGCACCTGGCGCTGGGCGCCCGCCTCGCCCCGCACGGCAGCGGCGCCCGGACCCCGCTCCAGCGGCTCCAGCAGCGCAGGGGCCTCCGCCTGTCCGCGCCCGCCGCCATACAGGTAGCGGGGAGGGCTGCCCCCTCAGGGAAGGGTccggccccgggcgggcgggcgtTGAGGTGACTGCGCCGCCGGGCTGAGGTGACTGAGGAGCCGGTCCCCGCTCAGCCCGCCCGCCGCTGTCTCGCAGGTGACGGTGCGGGACGCGCTGAACCAGGCGCtggatgaggagctggagcGGGACGAGCGCGTCTTCCTGCTGGGCGAGGAGGTGGCACAGTACGATGGCGCCTACAAGGTATGCGGGAGACGCTGGCGGCCCGGGAAGGGGCTTCAGGCGGGCTCTGACTCCTTGCTCCTACCCTGCAGATCTCCAGGGGTCTCTGGAAGAAGTACGGGGACAAAAGGGTGATCGACACCCCGATATCTGAGGTGAGGCTGCCTTCTCTCCTACCCTGGTGATCCCTCCATTAGCTGCTCCCTGGTCCTTATCCCTTCGtttccttctctttcagatGGGCTTTGCAGGAATCGCTGTCGGTGCTGCTATGGTTTGTACATTTGCATTCCTCTacttctggttttaaaaattGAACCGTTTTTATGTCAAAACCCACATTTCAATACACTTAATAGGCAGGGTTGAGACCGGTGTGCGAATTCATGACGTTCAACTTCTCGATGCAAGCGATCGATCAGGTGATCAACTCTGCTGCCAAGACGTGCTACATGTCCGCCGGCTCCATCCCCGTGCCCATCGTGTTCCGCGGCCCCAACGGCGCCTCGGCGGGCGTGGCCGCGCAGCACTCGCAGTGCTTCGCCGCCTGGTACGGCCACTGCCCCGGCCTCAAAGTCGTCAGCCCCTGGAGCTCCGAGGATGCCAAAGGGCTGCTGAAAGCATCCATCCGGGATGACAATCCAGGTGGGCACGAGCAGCTCATAGCAGTACCTCCCACTGGAGGAATGGCTGGTTTTACCCACAAAACAAAGATTGGTTAAACCCTGGAGCACTCAAGGTTGGTTTACTGCAGTTTTAGGGTTTGTAAAAGGACACAGAGGGATTTGTGCTTTTATCTTTCACTCTGAggagaggctggcacagcccagggctgggtgaaGGGATGTTGGCTGTGTCTGGTTTGGTGAGCACTCTGAGCATGCAGAAAGGCTTCTGTAAAAGAGCTGAAATAATCCTGAACCTTTTCACTATGTGATGGGAAATAATACCTGATTTTTCCTTACTAGCTGCCATGCTAACAGCAGACTGattttgtgctgctgccaggtgcACTGTTTTAGTGCTAGCTTGGTATCAGCCAGGAAACCTGAGAGTATTTACAAATCTGTCATAAAGGGGTTAAAAAGGGTGAAGATGAGTTAGGAGaattattatattacattacattccTGCATTTATGGTGCCTATGTAACTCAATTTTATAGATCATGAAATTCAAATTATAAATTCAGAATGTCCTTATTCAAGAGCAGGGCAAcctttgactttattttttcacaaacagtaattaaaaatatgagACCTTTCTAAAACTAGTGATTGTACAGTCATGTACCAAAAGTAAAATGGCTCACCTCATTTCAGAGTAGTTGTAGaagttttttaaataattcattatTGAAGTAAAAACTtagatttactttttttttaattccttctgcAAACAGTCCTCACTCTCTTGTTGCCTGGGTGGGTTTGCTGTCTTGAGCTGCAGGACTGTTAATGGTCAGTGGAggcctgtgcctgcagctgtgcacaCTAACCCAAGTATGTTTCCTTCTAGTTGTGGTGCTGGAAAGTGAATTACTCTATGGTGTTCCCTTTGAAATGTCTGAACAGGCACAGTCAAAGGAGTTTGTTGTTCCCATTGGGAAAGCTAAAATAGAAAAGCAAGGTAAGCTGAGAATGCATTTGTTTCCTTATTAATTGACATCCTTTGAGACTTTTCTTAACCACTCATCTATTCAGGGTACAAAGAAGTATTTCAAATGTTAAGTATTCAAATGTTCTTTTATCCACTGTTGTGGTTTCATATTCTGTTGCCCTTACAAGGAAATATTACCTGATTGTCCATATCTCAGCTTAAACCATACCCTTCTAAAGGATTCCATAAAGGATTTGTTCTGTAGTACAGATTGGGCAGGTGATGGCTGAAACAGCTTTTTCCTCACCTAAGTATGTGACTTTGgtcaaaaatgcaaaaagagaTCACTGTAGTGTTTCTGCCCACTTTTTCATAATTTACCTCTGAATTATATGAATATTTGAATAGGATAATCTGAAAACTATATTAAATACCTCTCCAGTTCCCTGGATTCAAGGGCAAAATTTGTGTCTTAACATGGTCCTTCCTCTCTTCATACTATGCCTGGGCTCGGTATTTCAAATAAATCTAAGAACCTAAAATTTACAAGTGAATCCTAATGCTACCTTGCAAGGAGCCTGAAGTCtggaaaaaagctttaaatCTCAAGAGGTTTTTTCTTACTCTTGTTTTTGTTCTAGGAACTCATGTTACATTAGTGGCACACTCGAGACCTGTTGGCCATTGTTTGGAAGCAGCTGCTGTACTTTCTAAAGAAGGTGTAGAGTGTGAGGTGAGTGAGGTTTGGattacttttctctttctctaaaGTAGGGGAAAAAGTAGCATCTACTTGTTCAAGTTCTGCAAAACTTCACTGTATTACCTACAACAGTCTTAATACTTGCAAGTGCCCTAACAGCACGTGCTGTTCATGTTTCTGAGtcagaaattaattattaagTCTTGTCTTTGGAGTCAGAACAGCTTGAAGTGCTGAGGGGCCCTGTACCTGTACCCAAGCAGTGGTGGGTCacaggctcagggcacagctcacAGGGCACAGGCTCAGGGCACAACTCACAGccctcagggcacagctctcaggctcagggcacaggctcagggcacacactcagggcacagctctcagggcacaggctcagggcacagctcccaggctcAGGGCACACACTCAGGGCacaggctcagggcacagctcccaggctcagggcactgccaggctcagggcacagctctcAGGGCACACActcagggcacagctcccaggctcagggcactgccaggctcaccctctccctttccccaggtGATAAACCTGCGAACCATTCGGCCGATGGACATGGAGACGGTGGAAGC encodes:
- the PDHB gene encoding pyruvate dehydrogenase E1 component subunit beta, mitochondrial — protein: MAAAAAALRHLALGARLAPHGSGARTPLQRLQQRRGLRLSAPAAIQVTVRDALNQALDEELERDERVFLLGEEVAQYDGAYKISRGLWKKYGDKRVIDTPISEMGFAGIAVGAAMAGLRPVCEFMTFNFSMQAIDQVINSAAKTCYMSAGSIPVPIVFRGPNGASAGVAAQHSQCFAAWYGHCPGLKVVSPWSSEDAKGLLKASIRDDNPVVVLESELLYGVPFEMSEQAQSKEFVVPIGKAKIEKQGTHVTLVAHSRPVGHCLEAAAVLSKEGVECEVINLRTIRPMDMETVEASVVKTNHLVTVEGGWPQFGVGAEICARIMEGPAFNYLDAPAVRVTGADVPMPYAKILEDNSIPQVKDIVFAVKKTLNI